A genomic segment from Nicotiana tabacum cultivar K326 chromosome 7, ASM71507v2, whole genome shotgun sequence encodes:
- the LOC142162347 gene encoding uncharacterized protein LOC142162347 encodes MKEHQERVDKIRGAPKLLPKRDVVRFVEQPYSEGDAPHPIPKTFKMLPYLKIYDGTTDPEDHLIHYVTTVKGNDLSKEQVSSVLLKKFGETLTEGALKAEARVNDIFIAKQTVGEGLRDFLARFNRVRMSLPNMSEGMAVVAYQNGLNRSGSKATKKLLSRLMKYPPATWEEIHNAYRAEVRADEDDFNGPLQRLTSVQTETKRDRRSDGQRDQPPCFNHERHQPYIRTSNPPPTRHADAVPRHTTPLRSEREIMYALEKLGTKVQWPQKMKSDPSTRRSNVLCEFHQERGHKTEDCIGLRQEVVRILNQGYLEELLSDKGRANFARGRDPSQGPPKPPSSSSTCTIQMIIGGGDDTVINHVKFTTTHKLKWTVAHERYDDLEDSIIFDKSDTDDLSFPHYDALVITLCITDTDVKRIIVDDGKGVCIVHMRVLV; translated from the exons ATGAAGGAACATCAGGAGAGGGTCGATAAAATACGAGGCGCTCCAAAACTATTACCGAAACGCGACGTAGTCCGATTCGTCGAACAACCTTACAGCGAAGGGGATGCTCCCCATCCTATTCCAAAGACCTTCAAGATGCTgccatacttgaaaatatatgacGGGACCACAGACCCAGAGGATCACCTAATCCATTATGTTACCACAGTAAAAGGCAATGATCTATCAAAAGAACAGGTATCGtctgtgttgttgaaaaaattcggCGAGACCTTGACAGAGGGAGCATTGAAGGCTGAAGCTAGGGTCAACGATATCTTCATCGCCAAGCAAACGGTGGGCGAGGGACTTCGGGATTTCTTGGCCCgattcaacagagtaaggatgaGCCTACCGAACATGTCGGAAGGGATGGCAGTCGTAGCCTATCAGAATGGGTTAAACAGGAGCGGGTCAAAGGCAACAAAAAAACTGCTCagtagactcatgaagtacccTCCTGCCACATGGGAAGAGATTCACAATGCCTACCGCGCCGAAGTGAGAGCGGATGAGGACGACTTTAACGGCCCACTTCAACGATTAACATCAGTCCAGACCGAGACAAAGAGAGATCGACGTAGCGATGGGCAACGAGATCAACCACCATGTTTCAATCACGAAAGGCATCAGCCCTATATCCGAACATCCAACCCGCCCCCTACACGACACGCAGACGCTGTGCCACGACACACTACACCCCTCCGGagcgaaagag AAATAATGTACGCACTGGAGAAGCTGGGCACCAAGGTGcagtggccacaaaagatgaaatCAGATCCAAGCACCAGGAGGTCGAATGTCCTCTGTGAGTTCCACCAAGAAAGAGGACACAAGACCGAAGATTGCATAGGTCTACGGCAAGAAGTAGTTAGAATATTGAACCAAGGGTACCTAGAAGAACTGTTAAGCGATAAAGGAAGGGCCAACTTCGCTCGAGGACGCGACCCATCTCAAGGACCTCCAAAGCCACCATCGTCATCGTCAACATgtaccatacaaatgatcattggcGGTGGCGATGATACggtaatcaaccatgtgaagttcACTACCACGCACAAACTCAAATGGACAGTCGCCCACGAACGTtatgatgacctcgaagacagtatcatcttcgataagtcagataccgacGATTTATCTTttcctcactatgatgctttggttataactttatGCATCACTGACACCGATGTGAAAAGAATCATTGTGGATGATGGAAAAGGCGTGTGTATTGTTCACATGCGAGTTCTCGTGTAA
- the LOC107795311 gene encoding hydroquinone glucosyltransferase-like (The RefSeq protein has 2 substitutions compared to this genomic sequence) — protein sequence MAETAIVTKSENPHIVILPSPGMGHLIPLVEFSKRLISQHQFSVTLILPTDGPISNSQKSFLNSLPSCMDYHLLPPVNFDDLPLDVKIETRISLTVTRSLSSLREVFKTLVDSKKVVAFVVDLFGTDAFDVAIDFNVSPYIFFPSTAMALSLFLYLPKLDATVSCEYRDLPDPIQIPGCIPIHGKDLLDPVQDRKNEAYRWLLHHSKRYRMAEGVVSNSFKELEGGPIKALQEEEPGKPPVYPVGPLIQMDSGSKVDGSGCLTWLDEQPRGSVLYVSYGSGGTLSHEQLIEVASGLEMSEQRFLWVIRCPNDTVANATYFNVQDSTNPLDFLPKGFLERTKGLGLVVPNWAPQAQILSHGSTGGFLTHCGWNSTLESVVHGVPLIAWPLYAEQKMNAVMLTEDIKVALRPKANENGLVGRLEIAKVVKGLMEGEEGKGVRTRMRDLKDAAAKVLSQDGSSTKALAELATKLKNKVLIN from the coding sequence ATGGCGGAAACTGCTATAGtaacaaaatcagaaaatcccCATATCGTAATTTTACCAAGTCCTGGTATGGGTCACTTAATCCCTCTTGTTGAATTTTCTAAGAGACTAATCTCTCAACACCAGTTTTCTGTCACTCTTATTCTCCCTACTGATGGACCTATCTCGAATTCTCAGAAAATTTTCCTGAATTCTCTTCCCTCTTGCATGGATTATCACCTTCTTCCTCCTGTTAATTTCGACGATTTGCCTCTTGATGTTAAAATTGAAACTAGAATCTCCCTTACTGTTACGCGTTCTCTTTCTTCATTGCGTGAAGTTTTTAAAACACTTGTTGATTCCAAGAAAGTAGTTGCTTTTGTGGTTGATCTTTTTGGTACTGATGCATTTGATGTTGCCATTGATTTCAACGTTTCCCCTTATATTTTTTTCCCTTCTACTGCCATGGCTTTGTCTCTGTTTCTTTACTTGCCTAAGCTTGATGCAACCGTGTCATGTGAGTACAGAGACTTACCTGACCCGATTCAGATTCCGGGTTGTATTCCTATTCATGGCAAGGATCTTCTTGACCCGGTTCAGGACCGGAAGAATGAAGCTTACAGATGGCTTCTTCATCATTCTAAGAGGTATAGAATGGCTGAGGGAGTAGTAGCAAACAGTTTCAAGGAATTGGAAGGAGGGCCAATTAAAGCTCTGCAGGAAGAAGAACCCGGCAAGCCACCCGTTTACCCGGTTGGACCACTAATTCAGATGGATTCGGGTAGTAAGGTTGACGGGTCGGGCTGTCTGACGTGGCTGGATGAACAGCCACGTGGCTCTGTTTTGTATGTCTCGTACGGGAGTGGTGGGACCCTCTCTCATGAGCAGCTCATTGAAGTTGCCTCAGGATTGGAAATGAGTGAACAAAGGTTCTTGTGGGTAATTAGATGTCCCAATGACACTGTAGCCAATGCCACTTATTTTAATGTCCAAGATTCAACTAACCCTCTTGATTTTCTCCCAAAAGGGTTCTTGGAAAGGACCAAAGGGTTAGGTTTAGTGGTGCCTAATTGGGCCCCACAAGCTCAAATTCTTAGCCATGGTTCGACGGGCGGGTTCTTGACTCATTGCGGATGGAACTCGACTCTGGAAAGTGTGGTCCACGGAGTACCACTCATAGCTTGGCCACTTTATGCTGAACAAAAGATGAATGCGGTTATGTTAACTGAGGATATTAAAGTGGCACTGAGGCCAAAAGCCAATGAAAATGGACTAGTGGGAAGATTGGAAATTGCTAAAGTAGTGAAAGGATTAATGGAAGGTGAAGAAGGAAAAGGAGTGCGCACTAGAATGAGAGACCTTAAAGATGCAGCAGCTAAAGTTCTGAGTCAAGATGGTTCTTCTACAAAAGCACTAGCTGAATTGGCTACTAAATTGAAGAATAAGGTGTTAATCAATTGA